Sequence from the Chrysiogenia bacterium genome:
AGTGCAGCTTTCCCCGCACTCGTCTACTCTCGGGGCATGGCGAGCGAGGCAAGCAACCTTCAGTATGCAGTGCGCCCGCGCGTGCTGGCCCGCCACCTGGGAACGGTGGCGATGATCCTGGCCGCGTTGCAGCTTGTACCCGGGACGGCGGCGCTTCTGCTGGGCGTCTTCGACGGGGCTGCGCGCTACGGCATGACGAGCGCGGCGCTGCTGGCGTGCGGCTATGCCCTCTCGCGCATCGAGGCGCGCGCGCCCATTCAGCGAAACGAGGCGATGGTGCTTGCCGCCGCGGCCTTCGTGCTTGCAGCGCTGGCCTCCACCTGGCCCATGGCCGCTCACGCCGGGCTCTCACCGCTCGATGCCTTTTTCGAGGCCGTCTCGGGCGTCACCACCACGGGACTCTCCACCGCTGCCGACGTGGAGTCGCGCCCGCGCTTGTGGCTCTTCAGCCGCGCGTGGCTCCAGTGGTGCGGCGGCCTGGGTGTCATGGTCTTTGCCGCCGCCTTCGTGCTGCGCCCGGGCGTGGAGGCCAAGCGCCTCTCACTCTCCGAGGGCAGCGAGGCCGACGACCTTGCCGGTGGCACGCGGGCCCGCTCGCGCCGCATTCTCCAGGTCTACTGCGCGCTCACCGGTGCGGGTATTCTCCTGATGCTGGTGCTCGGGGCGAGCTTCTTCGATGCCATCGTCTACACCTTTGCCGCCATCAGCACCGGCGGCTTCGCCCCCCACAACAGCAGCCTCTCGGGCCTGGGCGGCATTCCCCTGCAGGCGGCCGTCACCCTGCTGTGCGTGGCGGGCTCAACCCCGGTGCCTTTTCTCAACAAGCTCAGCCGTCGCAGCCTGCGCGACACGGTCGCCGATCTGCAGGTGCGCGCCCTGCTTATCCTCGCGCTGGCCCTGACCGGCGTGCTGACTTTGAGCCTGGCTCTTCAGGGCGGCATGGGCTGGGGCGCAGCGATCCACCACGGGGCGATGCAGGCTTTCTCCGCCCAGTCGACGGCGGGTTTTTCTTCCATGTCGCTGGCGGAGTTCCCGGCGCTCTCGAAGCTTGCGATCATCTTCGCCATGCTCGTCGGCGGCGGCGTGGGCTCGACCGCCGGCGGGTTCAAGATCCTGCGCCTTCTCATTGCGCTCAAGCTCCTGCAGTTGCTCATTCGCCGGAGCGCCCTGCCCGCCCACGCCGTGCTCGAACCCCAGCTCGGCGGGCGCCGCCTGGGCGACCCCGAGATAGAGGAAGCCCTGCTCCTCATCGGCCTGTTCGTAGGTGCGGTCTTGCTCTCCTGGCTGGCCTTTCTGGCTTACGGCTACGACCCGCTCGACTCGCTCTTTGAAGTGGCCTCGGCCACCGGCACGGTCGGGCTCTCGGTCGGACTGACCGGCACGGATCTTCCCGCCACCCTCAAGAGCGTGCTTTGCGCCGATATGTTGCTCGGAAGACTGGAGATCGTCGTCTGGCTGGTTACACTCTACCCCGGAACCTGGATCGGGAGGCGCACGCAAGGCACATGAGAGTCGTCATCGTCGGTGGCAGTGAAGTAGCGGTTGAAACGGCGGGCCTGCTCACGCGGCGCGGGCACGAGGTCGTCGTTATCGATTCCAATCGCGAGCGCATCGACGAGCTCTCACAGGTGCTCGACTGCAGCTTTCTCCATGGCGACGGCAGCAAGCCCGCCGTCCTGCGCGAGGCCGCGCCCGATCTCACCCACGTGCTGTTCTGTCTGACCGACCAGGACCAGGCCAACATCATCGCCAGCCTGGTGGGCCGCCAGCTTGGA
This genomic interval carries:
- a CDS encoding TrkH family potassium uptake protein, with the protein product MASEASNLQYAVRPRVLARHLGTVAMILAALQLVPGTAALLLGVFDGAARYGMTSAALLACGYALSRIEARAPIQRNEAMVLAAAAFVLAALASTWPMAAHAGLSPLDAFFEAVSGVTTTGLSTAADVESRPRLWLFSRAWLQWCGGLGVMVFAAAFVLRPGVEAKRLSLSEGSEADDLAGGTRARSRRILQVYCALTGAGILLMLVLGASFFDAIVYTFAAISTGGFAPHNSSLSGLGGIPLQAAVTLLCVAGSTPVPFLNKLSRRSLRDTVADLQVRALLILALALTGVLTLSLALQGGMGWGAAIHHGAMQAFSAQSTAGFSSMSLAEFPALSKLAIIFAMLVGGGVGSTAGGFKILRLLIALKLLQLLIRRSALPAHAVLEPQLGGRRLGDPEIEEALLLIGLFVGAVLLSWLAFLAYGYDPLDSLFEVASATGTVGLSVGLTGTDLPATLKSVLCADMLLGRLEIVVWLVTLYPGTWIGRRTQGT